A stretch of Monomorium pharaonis isolate MP-MQ-018 chromosome 7, ASM1337386v2, whole genome shotgun sequence DNA encodes these proteins:
- the LOC105829583 gene encoding uncharacterized protein LOC105829583 → MVDNSCIIEGNVKFRDGKKWKSRWCVMRKLSPVADCLHLQLYGDSKDRYKQGQTKASLSLQHFLGVESGFTLDKESNTIAIICQDVTVVLAFDTRERLIQWQVKISNNLGEDQQFLILISSVPSKAKFTNGPAHLHIQDRRFCITIGIPPRLVGIWEIAHLRRYGVVEGRFCFEGGSRCGRGEGLHVLITDQGDDIVKTLQLAAEGKLTTKKRSPLGKEQLSTQDSPGRRQCSRAETRASDFFSSTVYSTSTYEEHCDSCKNESSPYWSSAESRQQTDLDGDYSCRDTVSISELPDQQPGGEWRSYSLTRQGATGLERCASCISKLGTVSKSSTLITTATISGISSPAASTLNNLGCHLQPRTFDRLSLSSYSSSSHESDYSSSQQIECQCVQKTAQTAQTTARQMSPIPSTLPPRPPKPSQPPSLPITSQSVTAKKPKKPPMPLPVEQQICVHARKPQQSQQQAQQQPQQPVARGAAGSYENYDIPKTILGHHMLLEQGPQPEQYYDTPRKIKECLTLPKTYPNYDTPQVPQAVVLQGCGCPAKLKVQSPRSSGCPCHNVMSWAGFVLPYCRRGAGIEPTGVTVHPVKLSGEGKMPVVNASGEVSIYATAKRVNINETTDEKATENCGCAAGNKLNNYENVEPVIDTQPEAKQANYVNIDFTQSLEHYENSKDVLTKSSISQEELEKFADQLKESAPEAPSDNASKVCEKCGHAKEKENDYLVMDPENKQTPKKSFPAYLPMQPVHNACSKEILSRLCSGIKSSSNPTLSGSTLLEVNKKRSDSEYRVPGSAMLSSPYLRRRYLDVGNVAESGGSLGILLRKRSYSAESAHYLDDESHTFSSTLTIHKCSSEADKNSLITSEPQSSDVNSESKISNNHESGQLLTATSQPSFIKIRRSSSVPSKTGHNRDSSSSNDSGVSTGSLSHRTAEFVEFELSLATPATSTVKQNMLSVCRKSPPPTCYHSSLPRKSKSSDPLREISFQFQKIKIPTKSSSAEADIPTCLPKTTKGFNSPSEVSNAPYIDSRSTSSGTSDMSDYIETLSLSSHSSSDTPDSLRLGARTVATTLRPRSGKEYYKIDRSILVEQGRILTTASANYANITPVLEKSESPSPGYMSSSPFEQPQPTREHFLFPEEA, encoded by the exons ATGGTGGATAACAGTTGTATTATCGAGGGGAACGTCAAGTTTCGCGACGGCAAGAAG TGGAAGTCGAGATGGTGCGTTATGCGGAAATTATCGCCAGTAGCAG atTGTTTGCATTTGCAACTTTATGGGGACAGTAAGGATCGTTATAAGCAAGGCCAGACAAAAGCGTCCCTAAGTTTGCAACACTTTTTGGGAGTGGAGAGTGGTTTCACACTCGATAAAGAATCTAATACGATTGCAATAATTTGCCAAGACGTGACAGTCGTTCTCGCATTTGATACGCGAGAGCGATTGATACAGTGGCAAGTTAAGATCTCGAATAATTTAGGCGAAG ATCAACAATTCTTGATACTCATCTCCTCGGTACCGTCGAAAGCGAAGTTCACTAATGGGCCGGCACACTTGCACATTCAAGACCGTCGTTTCTGTATCACCATCGGCATACCTCCCCGGCTCGTCGGTATCTGGGAAATCGCGCATCTCCGACGGTACGGTGTAGTCGAAGGTAGATTCTGCTTTGAAGGCGGTTCGAGATGCGGCCGGGGCGAGGGGCTGCACGTTCTAATAACTGATCAGGGGGATGACATAGTTAAGACACTGCAATTGGCGGCCGAGGGAAAACTTACCACAAAGAAGCGATCGCCGCTTGGTAAAGAACAATTGTCGACGCAGGATAGTCCAGGGCGACGTCAGTGCTCTCGCGCCGAGACCAGAGCTAGCGATTTCTTCTCTTCGACCGTATATTCAACGTCGACGTATGAGGAACACTGTGACAGCTGTAAAAATGAGAGTTCGCCATATTGGTCATCCGCGGAAAGCAGGCAGCAGACGGATCTCGACGGCGATTACAGCTGTAGAGACACAGTGTCTATTTCGGAACTACCTGATCAGCAGCCTGGTGGCGAATGGCGTAGCTATTCACTCACCCGTCAGGGTGCAACAGGCCTCGAAAGATGCGCGAGTTGCATCAGTAAGCTCGGTACCGTTTCGAAATCGTCGACCTTGATCACTACTGCCACAATAAGCGGCATAAGCAGTCCCGCTGCTAGCACGTTAAACAATCTAGGATGTCACTTGCAGCCCCGTACCTTCGACCGGCTCTCCCTATCCTCctacagcagcagcagccacGAGAGCGATTATTCCAGCTCACAGCAAATCGAGTGCCAGTGCGTGCAGAAAACCGCCCAGACGGCGCAGACGACGGCTCGTCAAATGTCACCGATCCCGAGCACGTTACCGCCGAGACCGCCGAAACCGTCCCAACCGCCCTCACTGCCAATAACCAGTCAATCCGTCACTGCCAAGAAGCCTAAGAAACCGCCGATGCCACTGCCTGTTGAGCAGCAGATCTGCGTGCACGCTCGGAAGCCTCAACAAAGTCAGCAGCAGGCTCAGCAACAACCTCAACAACCCGTAGCTCGCGGCGCTGCGGGATCTTATGAAAACTACGACATTCCCAAAACGATTCTGGGACATCACATGCTATTGGAGCAGGGTCCACAGCCGGAACAGTATTACGATACACCGAGGAAAATAAAGGAATGTCTTACACTGCCAAAAACTTATCCTAATTACGACACACCTCAGGTACCGCAGGCTGTGGTCCTGCAAGGATGTGGATGTCCCGCGAAACTCAAAGTTCAGTCACCTAGATCTTCAGGATGTCCTTGTCACAATGTTATGAGCTGGGCCGGCTTTGTCTTACCTTATTGCCGGCGTGGCGCGGGAATTGAACCTACCGGCGTCACGGTTCATCCCGTGAAGCTCTCGGGTGAGGGCAAGATGCCAGTGGTGAACGCCAGTGGAGAGGTTTCCATTTATGCAACGGCAAAAAgggtaaatataaatgaaacgaCTGACGAAAAGGCAACGGAGAACTGCGGCTGCGCCGCGGGAAATAAATTGAACAATTACGAGAACGTTGAGCCGGTAATAGATACGCAACCGGAAGCGAAACAAGCGAATTACGTGAATATCGATTTTACGCAATCGCTGGAGCATTACGAGAACAGTAAGGATGTTTTAACGAAGAGTAGTATCTCGCAGGAAGAGCTTGAGAAATTCGCGGATCAATTGAAAGAATCGGCGCCCGAAGCGCCGAGCGACAATGCTTCGAAGGTTTGCGAGAAGTGCGGCCACGCgaaggaaaaggaaaacgATTATTTGGTCATGGATCCGGAAAACAAACAAACTCCGAAGAAGTCGTTCCCTGCTTATTTGCCGATGCAACCAGTTCACAACGCTTGTTCGAAGGAGATCTTATCTAGGCTCTGCAGCGGCATTAAGAGTTCCAGTAATCCAACGTTATCGGGCTCCACGTTGCTCGAGGTGAATAAGAAGCGTTCCGATTCGGAGTATCGCGTACCAGGATCAGCAATGTTATCTAGCCCGTATCTCAGGCGTCGTTATCTGGACGTAGGCAATGTCGCGGAGTCCGGTGGTAGCTTAGGCATACTTCTCAGGAAACGGTCTTATTCTGCAGAATCCGCGCATTACCTGGACGACGAGAGTCACACTTTTTCGTCCACGCTTACCATTCACAAATGCTCGAGCGAAGCCGATAAGAATTCTTTGATAACCAGTGAACCGCAAAGCTCGGACGTAAACTCCGAAAGCAAAATCAGTAATAATCATGAGAGCGGACAATTGTTGACAGCCACATCTCAGCCGTCGTTCATTAAGATCCGACGTTCGTCGTCTGTACCATCCAAAACCGGGCACAATAGGGATTCCTCGAGCAGCAATGATTCCGGCGTCTCCACTGGCTCATTGAGTCACCGAACGGCGGAGTTCGTTGAGTTTGAGTTGTCATTGGCGACACCCGCCACCTCAACAGTAAAGCAGAATATGTTATCGGTTTGCCGTAAAAGTCCGCCACCCACGTGTTATCATAGCAGCCTGCCAAGGAAGTCCAAGTCCAGCGATCCTCTCCGTGAAATTTCCTTCCAGTTCCAGAAAATCAAGATACCAACGAAATCTTCATCCGCGGAAGCCGACATACCCACCTGTTTACCGAAGACCACGAAGGGCTTCAATAGTCCAAGTGAAGTCTCTAATGCACCTTATATCGATTCACGAAGTACCAGTAGCGGTACTTCCGACATGTCAGATTACATCGAAACTTTGTCGTTGTCCTCGCACTCTTCGTCCGATACGCCTGACAGCCTCAG ATTAGGAGCCAGAACGGTGGCAACGACTCTTCGACCGCGTAGCGGAAAGGAATACTATAAAATCGATCGAAGTATTTTAGTAGAACAGGGACGGATTCTCACAACGGCATCTgctaattatgcaaatatcaCTCCGGTGTTAGAAAAGAGCGAATCGCCATCACCTGGTTATATGAGTAGTTCACCTTTTGAGCAACCACAACCCACTCGTGAGCATTTTCTATTTCCTGAA GAAGCTTGA